From Taeniopygia guttata chromosome 29, bTaeGut7.mat, whole genome shotgun sequence, a single genomic window includes:
- the LOC115491394 gene encoding natural resistance-associated macrophage protein 2 isoform X4 — MSRGESRKDVSGEPGGLGGVVSTISSSRSPLQPPDADDGEPFTTYFDSKIPIPEDETHSCFSFRKLWAFTGPGFLMSIAYLDPGNIESDLQSGAVAGFKLLWVLLLATVIGLLLQRLAARLGVVTGLHLAEVCHRQYQKVPRIILWLMVELAIIGSDMQEVIGSAIAINLLSVGKIPLWGGVLITIADTFVFLFLDKYGLRKLEAFFGLLISIMALTFGYEYITVKPSQEKLLQGLFIPYCQDCGTPQLEQAVGIVGAVIMPHNMYLHSALVKSRQVNRADKREVREANKYFFIESCIALFVSFIINIFVVTVFAEAFFNKTNAQVHQVCANASSPHAGLFPSDNSTLEVDIYKGGVVLGCSFGTAALYIWAIGILAAGQSSTMTGTYSGQFVMEGFLNLRWSRFARVLLTRSIAVTPTLFVAIFQDVEHLTGMNDFLNVLMSLQLPFALIPVLTFTSLPSLMHDFANGLFWKVAGGLLILLLCSINMYFVVAYVMALRSLPLYVGAALLSVLYLAFVAYLTWLCLVSLGASFLACGSTGRLGFAARPELFLLGHVDSDPSVPR, encoded by the exons ATGTCCCGTGGGGAGAGCAGGA AGGATGTCTCTGGGGAgcccggggggctcgggggggtgGTCAGCaccatctccagcagcaggagccccctgcagccccccgaTGCTGATGATGGGGAGCCCTTCACCACCTACTTCGACAGCAAAATCCCCATCCCCGAGGATGAGACG CATTCCTGCTTCAGCTTCCGCAAGCTGTGGGCGTTCACGGGGCCGGGGTTCCTGATGAGCATCGCCTACCTGGACCCCGGCAACATCGAGTCCGACCTGCAGTCCGGGGCTGTGGCGGGCTTCAAG ctgctgtgggtgctgctgctggccaccGTCAtcgggctgctgctgcagcggCTGGCGGCGAGGCTGGGCGTGGTCACCGGGCTGCACCTGGCTGAGGTGTGCCACCGCCAGTACCAGAAG GTCCCTCGGATCATCCTGTGGCTGATGGTGGAGCTGGCCATCATCGGCTCCGACATGCAGGAGGTCATCGGCTCCGCCATCGCCATCAACCTGCTCTCCGTGGGCAA GATCCCTCTCTGGGGGGGAGTGCTCATTACCATCGCCGACACCTTCGTCTTCCTCTTCCTGGACAAATATG GCCTGCGGAAGCTCGAGGCGTTTTTTGGGCTCCTCATCAGCATCATGGCCCTGACCTTTGGATATGAG taCATCACGGTGAAGCCCAgccaggagaagctgctgcagggactcTTCATCCCCTACTGCCAGGACTGCGGCACGCcgcagctggagcaggctgtgggCATCGTGGGCGCTGTCATCATGCCCCACAACATGTACCTGCACTCTGCCCTGGTCAAG tCCCGGCAGGTGAACCGAGCAGACAAGAGGGAGGTGAGGGAGGCCAACAAGTATTTCTTCATCGAGTCATGCATCGCGCTCTTCGTCTCCTTCATCATCAACATCTTCGTGGTGACCGTCTTCGCCGAGGCCTTCTTCAACAAAACCAACGCTCAAGTG caccaggTCTGTGCCAACGCCAGCAGCCCCCACGCCGGGCTCTTCCCCAGTGACAACAGCACGCTGGAGGTGGACATCTACAAGGGG GGCGTGGTGCTGGGCTGCTCCTTCGGCACCGCCGCCCTCTACATCTGGGCCATCGGCATCCTGGCGGCCGGGCAGAGCTCCACCATGACGGGCACCTACTCGGGCCAGTTCGTCATGGAG GGCTTCCTGAACCTGCGCTGGTCGCGCTTCGCGCGGGTGCTGCTGACGCGCTCCATCGCCGTCACCCCCACGCTCTTCGTGGCCATCTTCCAGGACGTGGAGCACCTGACGGGCATGAACGACTTCCTCAACGTGCTCATGAGCCTGCAG CTCCCGTTCGCGCTGATCCCGGTGCTCACCTTCACCAGCCTGCCCAGCCTCATGCACGACTTCGCCAACGGCCT gttctggaaggtGGCCGGGGGCCTGCTGATCCTCCTGCTGTGCAGCATCAACATGTACTTCGTGGTGGCCTACGTCATGGCCCTGCGCAGCCTGCCGCTCTACGTGGGCGCCGCCCTGCTCAGCGTCCTCTACCTGGCCTTCGTGGCCTACCTG aCCTGGCTGTGCCTCGTGTCCCTGGGCGCCTCCTTCCTGGCCTGCGGGAGCACG
- the LOC115491394 gene encoding natural resistance-associated macrophage protein 2 isoform X1: MPTPAGAACELANVSRVKQLPEQGKASSMGTERRASYEDVSGEPGGLGGVVSTISSSRSPLQPPDADDGEPFTTYFDSKIPIPEDETHSCFSFRKLWAFTGPGFLMSIAYLDPGNIESDLQSGAVAGFKLLWVLLLATVIGLLLQRLAARLGVVTGLHLAEVCHRQYQKVPRIILWLMVELAIIGSDMQEVIGSAIAINLLSVGKIPLWGGVLITIADTFVFLFLDKYGLRKLEAFFGLLISIMALTFGYEYITVKPSQEKLLQGLFIPYCQDCGTPQLEQAVGIVGAVIMPHNMYLHSALVKSRQVNRADKREVREANKYFFIESCIALFVSFIINIFVVTVFAEAFFNKTNAQVHQVCANASSPHAGLFPSDNSTLEVDIYKGGVVLGCSFGTAALYIWAIGILAAGQSSTMTGTYSGQFVMEGFLNLRWSRFARVLLTRSIAVTPTLFVAIFQDVEHLTGMNDFLNVLMSLQLPFALIPVLTFTSLPSLMHDFANGLFWKVAGGLLILLLCSINMYFVVAYVMALRSLPLYVGAALLSVLYLAFVAYLTWLCLVSLGASFLACGSTGRLGFAARPELFLLGHVDSDPSVPR; the protein is encoded by the exons ATGCCCAcccctgctggtgctgcctgtgaGCTCG cCAATGTGTCCAGAGtgaagcagctcccagagcagggcaaggcctccagcatgggcacagaGCGGAGAGCGTCCTACG AGGATGTCTCTGGGGAgcccggggggctcgggggggtgGTCAGCaccatctccagcagcaggagccccctgcagccccccgaTGCTGATGATGGGGAGCCCTTCACCACCTACTTCGACAGCAAAATCCCCATCCCCGAGGATGAGACG CATTCCTGCTTCAGCTTCCGCAAGCTGTGGGCGTTCACGGGGCCGGGGTTCCTGATGAGCATCGCCTACCTGGACCCCGGCAACATCGAGTCCGACCTGCAGTCCGGGGCTGTGGCGGGCTTCAAG ctgctgtgggtgctgctgctggccaccGTCAtcgggctgctgctgcagcggCTGGCGGCGAGGCTGGGCGTGGTCACCGGGCTGCACCTGGCTGAGGTGTGCCACCGCCAGTACCAGAAG GTCCCTCGGATCATCCTGTGGCTGATGGTGGAGCTGGCCATCATCGGCTCCGACATGCAGGAGGTCATCGGCTCCGCCATCGCCATCAACCTGCTCTCCGTGGGCAA GATCCCTCTCTGGGGGGGAGTGCTCATTACCATCGCCGACACCTTCGTCTTCCTCTTCCTGGACAAATATG GCCTGCGGAAGCTCGAGGCGTTTTTTGGGCTCCTCATCAGCATCATGGCCCTGACCTTTGGATATGAG taCATCACGGTGAAGCCCAgccaggagaagctgctgcagggactcTTCATCCCCTACTGCCAGGACTGCGGCACGCcgcagctggagcaggctgtgggCATCGTGGGCGCTGTCATCATGCCCCACAACATGTACCTGCACTCTGCCCTGGTCAAG tCCCGGCAGGTGAACCGAGCAGACAAGAGGGAGGTGAGGGAGGCCAACAAGTATTTCTTCATCGAGTCATGCATCGCGCTCTTCGTCTCCTTCATCATCAACATCTTCGTGGTGACCGTCTTCGCCGAGGCCTTCTTCAACAAAACCAACGCTCAAGTG caccaggTCTGTGCCAACGCCAGCAGCCCCCACGCCGGGCTCTTCCCCAGTGACAACAGCACGCTGGAGGTGGACATCTACAAGGGG GGCGTGGTGCTGGGCTGCTCCTTCGGCACCGCCGCCCTCTACATCTGGGCCATCGGCATCCTGGCGGCCGGGCAGAGCTCCACCATGACGGGCACCTACTCGGGCCAGTTCGTCATGGAG GGCTTCCTGAACCTGCGCTGGTCGCGCTTCGCGCGGGTGCTGCTGACGCGCTCCATCGCCGTCACCCCCACGCTCTTCGTGGCCATCTTCCAGGACGTGGAGCACCTGACGGGCATGAACGACTTCCTCAACGTGCTCATGAGCCTGCAG CTCCCGTTCGCGCTGATCCCGGTGCTCACCTTCACCAGCCTGCCCAGCCTCATGCACGACTTCGCCAACGGCCT gttctggaaggtGGCCGGGGGCCTGCTGATCCTCCTGCTGTGCAGCATCAACATGTACTTCGTGGTGGCCTACGTCATGGCCCTGCGCAGCCTGCCGCTCTACGTGGGCGCCGCCCTGCTCAGCGTCCTCTACCTGGCCTTCGTGGCCTACCTG aCCTGGCTGTGCCTCGTGTCCCTGGGCGCCTCCTTCCTGGCCTGCGGGAGCACG
- the LOC115491394 gene encoding natural resistance-associated macrophage protein 2 isoform X2 produces the protein MPTPAGAACELANVSRVKQLPEQGKASSMGTERRASYEDVSGEPGGLGGVVSTISSSRSPLQPPDADDGEPFTTYFDSKIPIPEDETHSCFSFRKLWAFTGPGFLMSIAYLDPGNIESDLQSGAVAGFKLLWVLLLATVIGLLLQRLAARLGVVTGLHLAEVCHRQYQKVPRIILWLMVELAIIGSDMQEVIGSAIAINLLSVGKIPLWGGVLITIADTFVFLFLDKYGLRKLEAFFGLLISIMALTFGYEYITVKPSQEKLLQGLFIPYCQDCGTPQLEQAVGIVGAVIMPHNMYLHSALVKSRQVNRADKREVREANKYFFIESCIALFVSFIINIFVVTVFAEAFFNKTNAQVHQVCANASSPHAGLFPSDNSTLEVDIYKGGVVLGCSFGTAALYIWAIGILAAGQSSTMTGTYSGQFVMEGFLNLRWSRFARVLLTRSIAVTPTLFVAIFQDVEHLTGMNDFLNVLMSLQLPFALIPVLTFTSLPSLMHDFANGLFWKVAGGLLILLLCSINMYFVVAYVMALRSLPLYVGAALLSVLYLAFVAYLTWLCLVSLGASFLACGSTVSVTRPLHPEQSPSHPPK, from the exons ATGCCCAcccctgctggtgctgcctgtgaGCTCG cCAATGTGTCCAGAGtgaagcagctcccagagcagggcaaggcctccagcatgggcacagaGCGGAGAGCGTCCTACG AGGATGTCTCTGGGGAgcccggggggctcgggggggtgGTCAGCaccatctccagcagcaggagccccctgcagccccccgaTGCTGATGATGGGGAGCCCTTCACCACCTACTTCGACAGCAAAATCCCCATCCCCGAGGATGAGACG CATTCCTGCTTCAGCTTCCGCAAGCTGTGGGCGTTCACGGGGCCGGGGTTCCTGATGAGCATCGCCTACCTGGACCCCGGCAACATCGAGTCCGACCTGCAGTCCGGGGCTGTGGCGGGCTTCAAG ctgctgtgggtgctgctgctggccaccGTCAtcgggctgctgctgcagcggCTGGCGGCGAGGCTGGGCGTGGTCACCGGGCTGCACCTGGCTGAGGTGTGCCACCGCCAGTACCAGAAG GTCCCTCGGATCATCCTGTGGCTGATGGTGGAGCTGGCCATCATCGGCTCCGACATGCAGGAGGTCATCGGCTCCGCCATCGCCATCAACCTGCTCTCCGTGGGCAA GATCCCTCTCTGGGGGGGAGTGCTCATTACCATCGCCGACACCTTCGTCTTCCTCTTCCTGGACAAATATG GCCTGCGGAAGCTCGAGGCGTTTTTTGGGCTCCTCATCAGCATCATGGCCCTGACCTTTGGATATGAG taCATCACGGTGAAGCCCAgccaggagaagctgctgcagggactcTTCATCCCCTACTGCCAGGACTGCGGCACGCcgcagctggagcaggctgtgggCATCGTGGGCGCTGTCATCATGCCCCACAACATGTACCTGCACTCTGCCCTGGTCAAG tCCCGGCAGGTGAACCGAGCAGACAAGAGGGAGGTGAGGGAGGCCAACAAGTATTTCTTCATCGAGTCATGCATCGCGCTCTTCGTCTCCTTCATCATCAACATCTTCGTGGTGACCGTCTTCGCCGAGGCCTTCTTCAACAAAACCAACGCTCAAGTG caccaggTCTGTGCCAACGCCAGCAGCCCCCACGCCGGGCTCTTCCCCAGTGACAACAGCACGCTGGAGGTGGACATCTACAAGGGG GGCGTGGTGCTGGGCTGCTCCTTCGGCACCGCCGCCCTCTACATCTGGGCCATCGGCATCCTGGCGGCCGGGCAGAGCTCCACCATGACGGGCACCTACTCGGGCCAGTTCGTCATGGAG GGCTTCCTGAACCTGCGCTGGTCGCGCTTCGCGCGGGTGCTGCTGACGCGCTCCATCGCCGTCACCCCCACGCTCTTCGTGGCCATCTTCCAGGACGTGGAGCACCTGACGGGCATGAACGACTTCCTCAACGTGCTCATGAGCCTGCAG CTCCCGTTCGCGCTGATCCCGGTGCTCACCTTCACCAGCCTGCCCAGCCTCATGCACGACTTCGCCAACGGCCT gttctggaaggtGGCCGGGGGCCTGCTGATCCTCCTGCTGTGCAGCATCAACATGTACTTCGTGGTGGCCTACGTCATGGCCCTGCGCAGCCTGCCGCTCTACGTGGGCGCCGCCCTGCTCAGCGTCCTCTACCTGGCCTTCGTGGCCTACCTG aCCTGGCTGTGCCTCGTGTCCCTGGGCGCCTCCTTCCTGGCCTGCGGGAGCACGGTAAGCGTCACCCGCCCCCTGCACCCGGAGCAGTCgccctcccacccccccaagTAG
- the LOC115491394 gene encoding natural resistance-associated macrophage protein 2 isoform X3, with the protein MGTERRASYEDVSGEPGGLGGVVSTISSSRSPLQPPDADDGEPFTTYFDSKIPIPEDETHSCFSFRKLWAFTGPGFLMSIAYLDPGNIESDLQSGAVAGFKLLWVLLLATVIGLLLQRLAARLGVVTGLHLAEVCHRQYQKVPRIILWLMVELAIIGSDMQEVIGSAIAINLLSVGKIPLWGGVLITIADTFVFLFLDKYGLRKLEAFFGLLISIMALTFGYEYITVKPSQEKLLQGLFIPYCQDCGTPQLEQAVGIVGAVIMPHNMYLHSALVKSRQVNRADKREVREANKYFFIESCIALFVSFIINIFVVTVFAEAFFNKTNAQVHQVCANASSPHAGLFPSDNSTLEVDIYKGGVVLGCSFGTAALYIWAIGILAAGQSSTMTGTYSGQFVMEGFLNLRWSRFARVLLTRSIAVTPTLFVAIFQDVEHLTGMNDFLNVLMSLQLPFALIPVLTFTSLPSLMHDFANGLFWKVAGGLLILLLCSINMYFVVAYVMALRSLPLYVGAALLSVLYLAFVAYLTWLCLVSLGASFLACGSTGRLGFAARPELFLLGHVDSDPSVPR; encoded by the exons atgggcacagaGCGGAGAGCGTCCTACG AGGATGTCTCTGGGGAgcccggggggctcgggggggtgGTCAGCaccatctccagcagcaggagccccctgcagccccccgaTGCTGATGATGGGGAGCCCTTCACCACCTACTTCGACAGCAAAATCCCCATCCCCGAGGATGAGACG CATTCCTGCTTCAGCTTCCGCAAGCTGTGGGCGTTCACGGGGCCGGGGTTCCTGATGAGCATCGCCTACCTGGACCCCGGCAACATCGAGTCCGACCTGCAGTCCGGGGCTGTGGCGGGCTTCAAG ctgctgtgggtgctgctgctggccaccGTCAtcgggctgctgctgcagcggCTGGCGGCGAGGCTGGGCGTGGTCACCGGGCTGCACCTGGCTGAGGTGTGCCACCGCCAGTACCAGAAG GTCCCTCGGATCATCCTGTGGCTGATGGTGGAGCTGGCCATCATCGGCTCCGACATGCAGGAGGTCATCGGCTCCGCCATCGCCATCAACCTGCTCTCCGTGGGCAA GATCCCTCTCTGGGGGGGAGTGCTCATTACCATCGCCGACACCTTCGTCTTCCTCTTCCTGGACAAATATG GCCTGCGGAAGCTCGAGGCGTTTTTTGGGCTCCTCATCAGCATCATGGCCCTGACCTTTGGATATGAG taCATCACGGTGAAGCCCAgccaggagaagctgctgcagggactcTTCATCCCCTACTGCCAGGACTGCGGCACGCcgcagctggagcaggctgtgggCATCGTGGGCGCTGTCATCATGCCCCACAACATGTACCTGCACTCTGCCCTGGTCAAG tCCCGGCAGGTGAACCGAGCAGACAAGAGGGAGGTGAGGGAGGCCAACAAGTATTTCTTCATCGAGTCATGCATCGCGCTCTTCGTCTCCTTCATCATCAACATCTTCGTGGTGACCGTCTTCGCCGAGGCCTTCTTCAACAAAACCAACGCTCAAGTG caccaggTCTGTGCCAACGCCAGCAGCCCCCACGCCGGGCTCTTCCCCAGTGACAACAGCACGCTGGAGGTGGACATCTACAAGGGG GGCGTGGTGCTGGGCTGCTCCTTCGGCACCGCCGCCCTCTACATCTGGGCCATCGGCATCCTGGCGGCCGGGCAGAGCTCCACCATGACGGGCACCTACTCGGGCCAGTTCGTCATGGAG GGCTTCCTGAACCTGCGCTGGTCGCGCTTCGCGCGGGTGCTGCTGACGCGCTCCATCGCCGTCACCCCCACGCTCTTCGTGGCCATCTTCCAGGACGTGGAGCACCTGACGGGCATGAACGACTTCCTCAACGTGCTCATGAGCCTGCAG CTCCCGTTCGCGCTGATCCCGGTGCTCACCTTCACCAGCCTGCCCAGCCTCATGCACGACTTCGCCAACGGCCT gttctggaaggtGGCCGGGGGCCTGCTGATCCTCCTGCTGTGCAGCATCAACATGTACTTCGTGGTGGCCTACGTCATGGCCCTGCGCAGCCTGCCGCTCTACGTGGGCGCCGCCCTGCTCAGCGTCCTCTACCTGGCCTTCGTGGCCTACCTG aCCTGGCTGTGCCTCGTGTCCCTGGGCGCCTCCTTCCTGGCCTGCGGGAGCACG